One genomic segment of Mycolicibacterium gilvum includes these proteins:
- a CDS encoding DUF6011 domain-containing protein produces MSQTRKRPAGNRPSPNTTNGYSDSSLHRAEDGYTAPTAEDCREAELLAEIRKLGYTVAVRCTACNHPLITGASVARHMGPKCAAKAVGK; encoded by the coding sequence ATGTCCCAGACACGAAAAAGGCCGGCGGGCAACCGGCCTTCTCCAAACACCACCAACGGATACTCCGATTCTAGCCTGCATCGGGCCGAGGACGGCTACACAGCACCAACGGCCGAGGACTGCCGCGAGGCCGAGTTACTGGCCGAGATCAGGAAGCTCGGCTACACCGTTGCAGTCCGATGCACTGCCTGCAATCACCCGCTGATCACAGGTGCGTCGGTGGCCCGGCATATGGGTCCGAAGTGCGCCGCGAAGGCGGTGGGCAAGTGA
- a CDS encoding DUF2742 domain-containing protein: MTYESASQQVSWSDVHAFVLPKLKKAGDWPMAGSPEWCLLDDHHPVKWAAVLDAGQHWILRVEGWQTADCDASAAISAGADWAATSRLVTQHNSYFAARPWTARQTFLPKVGGWLQ; encoded by the coding sequence ATGACGTACGAGTCTGCATCGCAACAGGTGTCGTGGTCCGACGTGCACGCGTTCGTGTTGCCGAAGCTCAAGAAGGCCGGCGACTGGCCGATGGCCGGATCGCCGGAATGGTGTCTGCTTGACGACCATCATCCGGTGAAGTGGGCTGCGGTTTTGGACGCGGGCCAGCACTGGATTCTGCGGGTCGAAGGCTGGCAGACAGCGGATTGTGACGCATCGGCGGCGATCTCGGCGGGTGCGGATTGGGCCGCGACTTCCCGCCTGGTGACTCAACACAATTCCTATTTCGCAGCACGTCCGTGGACCGCGCGTCAGACATTTCTCCCGAAGGTTGGGGGGTGGCTGCAATGA
- a CDS encoding DUF3631 domain-containing protein, producing the protein MTVDRSDELVEWYAEDNPDGAQLLDDVEAWFRRFICVTDDGDLALLAVWTVHTHLVTELRTTPRLQLDSTVPESGKTTVLDHLYRLCWRAILVASPPSPALIPRLLDQEIRTVEIDEVDRVLRPDGPATPDLLSIINSGYRLGATRPALVPVKGGGWEAKEMSTFGPVVLSGNAPNLPDDTRSRIIRILLMPDYGNVTEDSDWELIEDEAQRLHDRIAAFADAVRELVAGLAVELPDGCVRRAKEKWRPLKRVAVAAGGDWPAVVDSLIKRGLAEDQAERDAGLRALPPGMVLLADLRKVWPDRDDLVPTGELINLLVQHNPDYWGPSSPYGKSITPTRLGKLLTQAAKVTSQRPGGRGPRGYLRKQLTPVWERLRLQSSDTPPGAPGAPGYLGEPGAEMHRDNRDNQLHRVEPGAPPKPIPPPIITGPGRCTECGFHIQTQGHRDGCPAGVQ; encoded by the coding sequence ATGACCGTCGACCGTTCCGACGAGCTTGTTGAGTGGTACGCCGAGGACAACCCTGATGGCGCCCAGCTCCTCGATGACGTCGAGGCATGGTTCCGAAGGTTCATCTGCGTGACAGATGATGGAGACTTGGCGCTGCTCGCGGTATGGACTGTCCACACCCACCTTGTGACAGAGTTGCGGACAACGCCACGGCTGCAACTGGATTCGACAGTTCCCGAGTCTGGCAAGACGACAGTGCTGGACCATCTATACCGGTTGTGTTGGCGGGCAATCTTGGTCGCCAGCCCGCCGTCGCCTGCCCTGATACCTCGGCTCTTGGACCAGGAAATCCGAACCGTCGAAATCGACGAGGTTGACCGGGTGCTGCGCCCGGACGGCCCTGCCACGCCGGATCTGTTGTCCATCATCAATAGCGGCTATCGGCTCGGCGCCACCCGACCCGCGCTGGTACCTGTGAAAGGAGGGGGCTGGGAAGCCAAAGAGATGTCGACCTTCGGGCCCGTCGTGCTATCCGGCAACGCGCCGAATCTGCCAGATGACACCCGCTCACGGATCATTCGCATCTTGCTGATGCCCGACTACGGCAATGTCACCGAGGATTCGGACTGGGAGCTGATCGAGGATGAGGCTCAGCGGCTCCATGACCGTATCGCCGCGTTCGCCGATGCGGTGCGGGAACTGGTAGCGGGCCTGGCAGTGGAGCTGCCCGATGGTTGCGTACGCCGCGCGAAAGAGAAGTGGCGCCCACTCAAGCGTGTCGCGGTCGCTGCTGGTGGAGACTGGCCCGCCGTGGTCGACAGCCTTATCAAGCGAGGACTCGCCGAAGACCAGGCCGAGCGCGACGCGGGGCTACGCGCACTGCCGCCCGGCATGGTGCTGCTCGCTGACCTCCGCAAGGTCTGGCCGGACCGCGATGACCTCGTGCCCACCGGCGAGTTGATCAATTTGCTGGTGCAACACAACCCCGACTACTGGGGTCCATCGAGCCCGTACGGCAAGTCGATCACGCCGACCCGGTTGGGCAAGTTGTTGACCCAAGCAGCCAAGGTCACGTCTCAGCGTCCTGGTGGACGTGGCCCGCGTGGCTACCTGCGCAAACAGCTCACCCCGGTATGGGAGCGTCTGCGCTTGCAAAGCTCAGACACACCCCCCGGTGCGCCCGGTGCACCCGGTTATCTTGGCGAACCCGGTGCGGAGATGCACCGGGATAACCGGGATAACCAACTGCACCGGGTTGAACCGGGTGCCCCACCGAAGCCAATTCCGCCACCGATCATCACCGGCCCCGGCCGCTGCACCGAATGCGGCTTCCACATCCAAACCCAAGGGCACCGCGACGGCTGCCCGGCAGGTGTCCAATGA